Below is a genomic region from Fodinibius saliphilus.
ATCAAAAGCGCGTTCCCCACGCTCTGTCTTTTCAACGACCATCGGAACCAAGTTGTTATTCTGGATCCGAGATGTTTCACCATTTCCAATGTTTGGCATTTCGTAAAGTGGTTGCTTATCCATAGACTGCTGTAATAATTATCTGAAATTTAATTCACTTCTTCAGAGCCAAAAATTTAGGCTTTTATCTTCTCGTCATGCTTTTCTTGATATTCTTCTTTATCAATTTCGTTGACATGAACCTCATCTCTCAACTTATCAAATACTTTTTGCTCACGTATGCTTTTTCTTAAGCTCTCGAGCTGTTGCGGATTCTGTGCAAACATGTTGCGCATCTGATCAACGCTTATGCCATAACGAGCCGCTTCGCCTTCTAAGTGCTCATCTATATCTTCGGGTTTTATCTCGATATCATCAAATTTTTCTTGCAATTTTTCATTCAAGAAAAACCACATCGCATCACGCGTTGCCCGCTCTTGCATATTCTCCTTGTACTCTTCTTCATCAAAACCGGGAGGCAGCTGCCCCTGAGACTGCTGCTTAACACGCTCTACATACTGGTTCAATATTTGACTTTCAAATACATCCGGTACCTCAAAGTCATGTTCTTCAACAAGACCATCGATAATATCGTTCTTGAAAAGATCATCTGCTGACTGGTCGTAATAGTCCTGTATTTGGCTCTTTACTAAGCTTTTGTACTCATCAACATTTTTCGCTTCTCCGTTACTTTGCTCCTTGGCAAACTGGTCAGTAAGCTCAGCTTTATGTGGCTTCTCAACCTTTTTAACGACTAGCTGAAAGTTGTGTGTATGATCGTCGTGACCAATCTCAACATCTACTTCATCTCCCTTCTTTCGGCCAAGAAGATCATCACGAAACTCATTAGACTCTTCTTTACTGAGGTCAATAACCTCTTCGGCTTTGTTTTCTTCGTCAAGCTCTCCATCCTCATCAACAGGGATAGCATCTACCGTGACCCGGTAATCATCCTGAATCTCTTCTTCAACCTCTTCCCAGTTGCCGGCCTGTTGTAGCTGACGATCTATCTCTTCTTCAACCTCTTCGTCTGTAACATCATGTACAAGACGATCAACTTCAATCGACTCGAGGTCAGTCAATTCAAAATCAGGACGTGCCCCAATTTTAAATTTGGCTTCGAGCTCATCATTTTCCCAACTGAGTTCCAGCATCTGGCTTTCGCCAACAGGCTCATGCTCGGGTACAACCTTTTCCTCGAAAATTTCTTGAACAAAATTACTAATCTCTTCCGACTCAATTTCATCCCCAAAACGCTTCTTGATAATCTTTATCGGCACTTTACCGGGGCGAAATCCGGGCATATTTATTTGCCCACGATACTTCTTGTAGGCTTCCTTAAATTTCGGCTCTAAATCTTCGCGCACAGCCGATATTACAATTTCTTTATCAACGGAGGTGATATCATTTACAGTTATTTCCACAGAACTACTCCAAAAAGGTATTTAAGTTAGAACGGTAAGAATGACATTATTCATTTTGAACAAGTGTACGAGAGGGGGGACTCGAACCCCCACGCCTAAAAGGCACTAGATCCTAAATCTAGCGCGTCTACCAATTCCGCCACTCTCGCAAGTATTAGAACCGTGTAGCACAAATTTATCACTACACGATTTTAGGTGGCGGGAAAAATACGGTTTTTTTCTCCTGATATCAACTATTGAGAAGGAAATACTATTTAGAAAAAGCCTGTGAGTCATTTAAGCATTTTTTGTAGTTTCCAATGTACTCTAAAAACCCAAACCACAACAGCCTTTCATGTTCTATAATCTCCGCCTTGCCTATATTACTACTAAAGACAAAGAAGAAGCCAGGTCAATTGGTCGAACATTGGTAGAAGAAAAGCTGGCAGCCTGCGTAAATATTGTTGATGGTATGGAAGCTATCTACCGATGGGAAGGGGAAGTTGTTGAAGACTCAGAAACCATCCTTATCGCAAAAACCCCTTACCACAATGTCAAAGAACTGACCACCCGGGTAAAAGAGCTTCACAGTTACGAATGTCCATGCATTATCTCTCTGCAACTGACTGAACAGGAAGGTAATGACGATTACCAACAATGGCTGATAAAAAACTCGAAGCGCCAAACCATCAACTATGAAATTGATGACATTTAAAACATTACCTCTGTAATCTGAGTTTAGAAATATGCTATAGCTTTCTCTTCCTCCCTTCTGAGAGAGAAAACTATAGTAGAGATACAAACGATTTCTTCTTGGCTATTTGTGGAGACCGCATTCGGTCTTTGCGCTATCACTCCATCGGCCACTTCTACCTGCCCCTGCTACGGTACAGTGTGTACAGCCTATAGATTCATATCCCTTATCTTTAAGCGGATGCTGAGGCAGGCTATGTGATTCCATATATTCTTCCACCAATGAGCTATTCCAGTCTATCAGCGGATAAAACTTTATGATTTCCCCCTCTTCGTCTACAATCTCCAAGTCACTTCTATTTTTATTTTGGAAACCAATAAGCCCAGACATCCAAACTTTATATTTTAACTTCACGCGATCAAGAGGCTCCACTTTATTAATATAACAACAGTGATCGGGATCCTGAGACCAAAGCTGTTTCTTGCCAGTCATGGAGTGGTCAGCTGGGTCTGGCCGCAAATCGATCACATTGAGGTCTAATAATCGTGATAGGCGCTTTTTATAGAGAATAGTCTCCTTAAAGTGATAACCCGTATCGATAAAATAAATCGGGCAGTTAGGCCTGACACGACTCACAATATGAAGCAACACCGCTGAGGTTGTACCAAATGATGAAGTTACTAATACATCCCCAAATGAATTAAAGACCTGTGCGACCCGTGCATCAACTATTTTTGCCGATAGTGATTTATTTATCTTTTCTTTATTTACGAGATACATATAGATTCATATTGATTAAAACGATATATCAGAATAGTACTTCTAAACAAAGCACAACCTAACAGTGAGCGTCCTAAAAGTCGAACAAAATAGACATATTTGTCAAGTAATAATTAATCGCCCCTCTTCCCATAACGCAATTAACTATGCCGTGATGGATAAATTAGAGCAATTACTTGACGAATTGGAAACCGATAATGACATTCGCTGCCTTATTTTCACCGGCGAAGGCAGGGATTCTTTCATTTCGGGGGGAGATCTCAAAGAGTTCCATACTATTAAAACAGCCGAAGAAGCCAAACCGATGGCAAAGCGTATGCTCTCAATCCTCAAGCGAATTGAACAACTCCCTTGCTGGACCATTGCCGCA
It encodes:
- the tig gene encoding trigger factor, whose translation is MEITVNDITSVDKEIVISAVREDLEPKFKEAYKKYRGQINMPGFRPGKVPIKIIKKRFGDEIESEEISNFVQEIFEEKVVPEHEPVGESQMLELSWENDELEAKFKIGARPDFELTDLESIEVDRLVHDVTDEEVEEEIDRQLQQAGNWEEVEEEIQDDYRVTVDAIPVDEDGELDEENKAEEVIDLSKEESNEFRDDLLGRKKGDEVDVEIGHDDHTHNFQLVVKKVEKPHKAELTDQFAKEQSNGEAKNVDEYKSLVKSQIQDYYDQSADDLFKNDIIDGLVEEHDFEVPDVFESQILNQYVERVKQQSQGQLPPGFDEEEYKENMQERATRDAMWFFLNEKLQEKFDDIEIKPEDIDEHLEGEAARYGISVDQMRNMFAQNPQQLESLRKSIREQKVFDKLRDEVHVNEIDKEEYQEKHDEKIKA
- the cutA gene encoding divalent-cation tolerance protein CutA translates to MFYNLRLAYITTKDKEEARSIGRTLVEEKLAACVNIVDGMEAIYRWEGEVVEDSETILIAKTPYHNVKELTTRVKELHSYECPCIISLQLTEQEGNDDYQQWLIKNSKRQTINYEIDDI
- a CDS encoding phosphoadenylyl-sulfate reductase, with the translated sequence MYLVNKEKINKSLSAKIVDARVAQVFNSFGDVLVTSSFGTTSAVLLHIVSRVRPNCPIYFIDTGYHFKETILYKKRLSRLLDLNVIDLRPDPADHSMTGKKQLWSQDPDHCCYINKVEPLDRVKLKYKVWMSGLIGFQNKNRSDLEIVDEEGEIIKFYPLIDWNSSLVEEYMESHSLPQHPLKDKGYESIGCTHCTVAGAGRSGRWSDSAKTECGLHK